The following proteins are encoded in a genomic region of Saccharopolyspora antimicrobica:
- the ehuB gene encoding ectoine/hydroxyectoine ABC transporter substrate-binding protein EhuB: MAGNGWTRREFLKGSGVAVGALVLGGCAPTGGGAGGDPLEEARRSGTVQVGIAGEAPYGFTDQTGRVTGEAPEVARAVFGNLGVGTVNASQVDFNQLIPALNANKFSVVAAGMFITPERCKNAAFSIPDYIAPTAFLVPRGNPDGIATFEDVVRKKLNVAVLSGAVEKDYAQRLGVPDSQVQPFDSQNSLLQAVVNRRVHCAALTNISLNDLVQKNPGAQVEVTRGFTPVIAGKPEVQAGAFVFRSADTGLRDAFNAELKKLQDSGEWVRIASPFGFTRENLPPPGVTTEALCAGS, from the coding sequence ATGGCGGGCAATGGGTGGACGCGTCGCGAGTTCCTGAAGGGCTCCGGTGTCGCCGTGGGTGCACTGGTGCTGGGCGGGTGCGCACCGACCGGCGGTGGCGCGGGAGGTGATCCGCTCGAAGAGGCCCGTCGGTCGGGCACGGTTCAGGTCGGCATCGCCGGGGAAGCGCCTTACGGCTTCACCGACCAGACCGGCCGGGTCACCGGTGAGGCTCCGGAGGTCGCCCGCGCCGTGTTCGGCAACCTGGGCGTCGGCACCGTCAACGCTTCGCAGGTCGACTTCAACCAGCTGATCCCGGCGCTGAACGCGAACAAGTTCAGCGTGGTCGCCGCTGGCATGTTCATCACTCCCGAGCGCTGCAAGAACGCGGCGTTCTCGATCCCCGACTACATCGCGCCAACGGCGTTCCTGGTGCCGCGCGGAAACCCGGACGGCATCGCCACTTTCGAGGACGTCGTGCGCAAGAAGCTCAACGTCGCTGTCCTCAGCGGCGCCGTTGAGAAGGACTACGCCCAGCGGCTGGGCGTGCCGGACTCGCAGGTGCAGCCCTTCGACTCCCAGAACTCGCTGCTGCAGGCCGTGGTCAACCGGCGCGTCCACTGCGCTGCGCTGACCAACATCTCGCTCAACGACCTGGTGCAGAAGAATCCCGGTGCGCAGGTCGAGGTCACCAGGGGCTTCACCCCGGTGATCGCCGGGAAGCCGGAGGTGCAGGCAGGCGCGTTCGTGTTCCGCTCGGCCGACACCGGGCTGCGCGACGCGTTCAACGCCGAGCTGAAGAAGCTCCAGGACAGCGGCGAGTGGGTGCGCATCGCGAGTCCGTTCGGGTTCACCCGGGAGAACCTGCCGCCGCCCGGAGTCACCACGGAGGCGTTGTGCGCCGGTAGCTGA